Genomic DNA from Cucurbita pepo subsp. pepo cultivar mu-cu-16 chromosome LG13, ASM280686v2, whole genome shotgun sequence:
TTAGCTTCGAGCTAAAAGTTGAGCCAATGTGTAAAAAGTATTAGTGTAAGTCGAGTTTTTGCTTATTAGATGGTGGATAACGTCGAGTTTAACGGAATTGTTTAGGTTTGAACCAGAAGATATCGTCGGGTGGCCTCTTGAAAAGATCGTTGTTTAACTTTGCATACTCCTAGTAAGTACATTTTCCCTCTAAATCattcactgctagtagatattgtcattttttagctttctcttttgggtttcccctcaaggttttaaaaacgcatctactagggagaggtttccataccactttaaggaatgtttcgttcccctctccaaccgatgtgggatctcacaatccaccctcttggggtcctagcgtcctcgctagcacaccgcccagtgtctggctctgataccatttgtaacggcccaaggctactgctagtagatattgtcctctttgaacttttccttgcgggcttcccctcaaggttttaaaatgcgtctattagggagaggttttcatacccttataaggaatgcttcgtttccttctccaaccgatgtgggatctcacaatctacccccttggagtcccaacgtcctcgctagcacaccgcctggtgtctggctctgataccatttgtaacgactcaaggccactgttagtagatattgtcctatttgggctttcccttttgggcttcccttcaaggttttaaaatacgtccactagggagaggttcccaTACTCTtttaaggaatgcttcgttccctctccagccgatgtgggatctcacagtccaccccccttggggtcccatcgtcctcactgacataccaccggtgtctggctctgataccatttgtaacgacccaaggcTACTGCTAGtaggtagatattgtcctgtttgggctttccctttcgagcttcccttccaggttttaaaacacgtctactagggggaGGTTCTCATACTCTTTTAAGAAATGtcttgttcccctcttcaaccgatgtgggatctcacaatccacccccttggggtcccagcgtcctcactgacacaccgcctagtgtctgcctctgataccatttgtaacggcccaaggctacttctagtagatattttcctcttcgagctttcccttttgtgcttcccctcaaggttttaaaacgagtccactagggagtggtttccatacccttacaaggaatgattcgttcccgctccaaccaacgtaggatctcacatttgAATTCTTCCATGTTGTTCTATCTATATCTTTATCTGTGTACTTTTGCAGCAAATATAACCAAATGCAGAAGGGGAAAAAACATGAACAGGCAGCCACACTCTTTGATAAACTGGTCTTTGACAAGGTAAAAGGGCAATAGACAAGCCATGAGGCTTCACTTCAATCAAAatcatctaaaaaaatttaagaactcATTCATGTTCTTGCAAGGATATGTTTAGGTGAAGAAGGGATTAGGAGGAAAAGTTCGAATCATTTTATCTGGAGCAGCCCCGCTCGCAGCTCATATCGAAACGTTCTTTCGAGTTGTATCGTGTGCTCATGTTCTACAAGGATATGGTATGTCATCCTTTTACTTCCATTGCCACTAAACAAAGCAAGCAGAGCCCAAATAACATACATTTCTATTGCAGGTTTGACAGAAACTTGTGGTGGAACTTTTGTTACACTACCAAATGAATTGCGAATGTTGGGAACAGTAGGTCCTCCAGTGCCTAATGTTGATATCTGTCTCGAATCAGTACCCGAAATGGGGTACGATTCGCTCGCTAGCACGCCTCGAGGTGAAGTATGTATCAAGGGAGATACATTGTTTGCAGGATACTATAAACGTGAAGATCTTACCACAGAAGTCTTGGTTGATGGATGGTTTCATACAGGTACTCCCTAGTTTTCATGTCGATATTGCTCATGAAAGGTTtgtatgagatcccacatcggtttgagaggggaatgaaacattctttataaggatgtggaaacctctccctaatagacaggtgaagctcaaagaggacaatatctgctagcggtgagcttgagctattaaAGTTTGATTCTTACATTCTTTTCTGAATCGTATTAGGGGATGTTGGCGAATGGCAACCAGATGGAAGCTTGAAAATCATTGACCGTAAGAAGAACATCTTCAAACTTTCCCAAGGTGAATATGTTGCAGTCGAAAATCTAGAGCTGATCTATGGCCTTGTTTCCGACATCGAAATGGTATGTATTCTATATCCTAATGGAAAACGAGTCGTGGGCGTCCAAAGACGTCGTCATAACTTTAGCATCAaaactatgagatcccacatcgattagagagaaacgagtgccagcaagaacgctgggccttgaagggggtggattgtgagatcccacgtcagttggagaggagaacgaaacattccttataagggtgtggaaacctcatcCTAGCAGgcccgttttaaaaactttgagggaaagcccaaaaaggacgatgtctattagcggtggacttggccTGTTCTTAGTGAGACCGATAATGTTTGATCGGGATTGTTGCAGATATGGATATATGGAAATAGCTTTGAGGCCTTCCTTGTTGCTGTTGTTAACCCACAAAGGCAAGCACTTGAACATTGGGCAGAAGAAAATGGCATAAAAGGGGATTTCAATGCTCTTTGTGAAGACAAAAGGGCCAAAGACTATATACTTGGACAACTCTCAAAGAttgccaaagaaaaaaaggtcaattttttctctcttttctcatGATGATGAACTTGTTGAAAGTAGCTTGAATTGAAGTCGTGGTGGTCGTTTTGCAGCTAAAAGGTTACGAAGTTATCAAAGCGGTTCATCTCGATCCCCTTCCGTTCGATATAGAGCGTGACCTTCTTACTCCATCGTTTAAGAAGAAGAGACCACAAATGCTCAAATACTATCAGGTTCTTCTCGATTCATAGTATTACTTTACACTATAGAGATGATAatgaaactttaaaatgaaattaaaacgGAATGCATAACATAGACTAATAATCGAGCTTTTTTGTTGACAGAAAGAAATCGATGATATGTATAAGGGCGGAAACAAGCCAGTTGCCTAAGGAAGATGAAGATTGAAGAAGGCAAGGATGTAaagattcatatttatatgGAAGTTCAGCTcttcccactttttttttttttttctggtttGTTTGGATGTAAAGATTCATACTTACTTTTGTTATAATTAATctgaaaatgggaagaaaatattgtccactttgagtattaGCCGATGGGGACTTGCATCCAACACCAAGAAACTAAGTCGAGATTGTAATTCTTCTTGTGTGGGTCTAAACTTGTAATGGCCTAGCTCTACcactttgggctttccctctcgggcttctccttaaggctttaaaagccgtctgctagggggaaggtttccatacccttatatagggtagtttgttctcctctccgatcaatgtgagacatcacaatccaccccttcgggccagcgttctcactggcactctttctttcctccaatcgatgtgggaccgcccctaAATCCACCCCTATTTGGGGcacagtgtccttactggcacaccgcctcgtgtctaccccctttcggggacaaatccacccccatttggggcacagtgtccttactggcataccgcctcgtgtctaccccctttcgAGGAACAGTAAGAagactggcacatcgtctggtgtctggctctgataccatttgtaatggctcaggttcatcgctagcaaatattgtactctttgaactttccccttcggacttcccctcaaggctttaaaatacgccttgtgtctaccccccttcggggaacaacgagaagacTGGCatatcgtctggtgtctggctctgatactatttgtaacggcccagattcaccgctagcaaatattgtactctttgggctttccccttcgggcttcccctcaaggctttaaaacacgccTCGTGTCtgcccccttcggggaacagcgagaaaaCTGATACATCGtctgatgtctggctctgataccatttgtaatggcctagatccaccgctagcagatattgttcttttttagcTTTCCCTGCTTCCCTCGtggctttaaaatgcatatgctaggggaaggtttccacactcttctaAAGGGTCGTtaattctcctccccaaccgtgggacatcacatcatgctggagggagggagggagggagggagagggagagggggagagagagagagagagagagagagagagagagagagaagagagagagagagagagagagagagagagagagagagatctaGCAAAGCTTTAAGTTATAACATGGGAGATAAAATTATGTTGCAGAGATTACAACATGAAaacacaaaatgaaaaagaaaaacagagaaatctGTCAATCCAATTacaaagaaactaaaatatacCCTTTAAAACAAGAATGAGTGAGCTTCTTCCTTCCCTTTCTCAGCCATTGCCctttaaaacaagaaactcACTGAGTGTCAAccagaggaaagaaagaggatgagCACAGCACCCTTTTCTCTTCAAAAAActaaagagaaaaacaaatccTTCGTCTCTTCACtcctttcttcctccattccTCATTTCTGCACAgttttcatatcataaaccTCTTCGTTTCTTCTGTTAACCCAAGTTATAGCCTAAAACAGAGACGCTTGCTGCTGAAGCAGAGTGAATATACACAAACTCCACACTTTTCTGAGGACCCAACGAGCCCACCCATTTGGGAAGAGTGTAAGAATTCCCAGATTTCGTCAGCCCCCATAAGGGCCCATAAAGATTAGAGATCGAAAGCCTCAGATTCCTCACTGTTTTTGACGATTTGTTTGTGAGAACAGAGGAATATCTGTAGTAAACTCTGCCTTTGGCCTTCCATGAACTGGTAATCCTCTGTAGAATCACAACAGGGctcgaggaagaagaaggttttcGGGTAATTGGGTTTGATTTGGGAGGTGGCGGAAGGGCTATTGGGAGGAGCTGATTGTAGCCGGAGTGCCCGCCGTGGAATCTGGCTAAGATGCCCAAAAGAGGGGCGTTGTTGTAAGTGGCTGGCTCTGTTTGTTCGTAGTTGTCTCTCTCATCGGCGAAGTTGTCGTAGGCGTCGGGGCCGCCTACGAGTGCTCCGATGAGGACGTTTGGGTCGCTGGATTTCTTGCTGAACCAGGTGGCGTAGCCTTCACGGCAGCCGACGAATTTGGAGTCGAATTTGTAGGCAATGATGGAGGATCCACGGTGGTGGACACGGCGGGGGAAATTGTTGCCGTATCCCACCATGTAGCTTGTGGCTCTTGGATTGTCGCCAAGAATGTAATCCACCTGCTCAATTTCAAACATTCAAGaatctccaaaattaaatCCCAAATTGCTTCGTAacacaaaccctaaaccctaaatttcatTACCACATTGATTATAagggaaaacgaaaaaacGCACCTGAGATTTAGCGAAGGCTAGTAACTCAGAGGGCTGGACAAATCCGGCAGGGCACTTCAAGGAACCGGCAGAGGAGGTCAAGTAATCGGAGTAGACGGTGGCGACGAAGGAGGCGGTGGTAACAAACTGCATATTGTTCCATCTCTGCCGGAAAATGAGGCCGCCAGGGGTAACCTGAACGTTGCGGTTCCCTTTTCTCAGGCAGGAACAGAGGAAGGCTTCAGCCTTGTCCTGGTAGCGCCGGAAAACTGGAGCGTAGGCGCCGGCCTTGCCCTGCATGAGGAACTGCGAGAGGAAGGAGTTCAATCAGAGGGACTGGAAATCTGGGGAACAGATTATGGATTTAGAGAAATGAGGAATTTACTTTGGCGACTAGGGTTTGGACGCCGGCGTATTTGACGTCCCAGCTGAATTCCGTCATGCTCCAGCCGGTGCCGCCCATGGAGTCGCCGTTGTCGGCGAGGTATTTCAGGTAGTACTGGTTGTTGCTTGCTTGGTATAGCCATGCCGCCGCCCATAGCAACTCGTCCTATTAAAGTTCGTTCAACAAACATGAaatagctaaattaataataatatttaaaagttcaataatactttaaatttaaaaaatattaaaaaaaattaaggatatttttaaaaaaatttaaaatattaatgaaaatttgaaagttaaatagtattttaaaataaaatattgatagcattattaaaaaaaataaaatttaaaaatatttttatatagatatttttattaatttaatgggCATCTCTTTTTGGGCCgaagcccaagcccaataaAAGGAAGAGAGGAGGAGTAATCACATACATTGTATCCACTGACAGATGGGTAGTACTTCCGAGCTCCTGTAATACTACTGTCGTATTTGCCCCTGTATTTGTCCGCAAAATCGAACAGCTGAAAATACCGGGGAAGCAGTTAATGTGCTAGTTAACGgtcagattttattttaatacaagGGTATAACTgtaagttaaattaattttgagggCATTAAGGTAATGTAGACACTGCCACCGTCACCGTACTTCTATGACTACGTGAACTTTCGCATCTTTATTGGATCATGTAAAATGGACGGTTATGATCACGGAATTACAAAATCTTAAAGTACGTGTACGGTTTCAAACCGCGATCCTAAATATGCgccaaaatttccaaaaaatatatatattatttctaattcagttttcataattttaaataaacatacAAACCTGATAGGCGTGGGTGAGGAGCTTGTTAGCATAAGCGGGGTTGGAGCGGCGGAAGACGAGAGAAGCAGCAGCCATGGCGGCGGCAGTTTCTCCGGCGAGATCCGATCCGGGATTACTCGGGTCAAGCCGGTAACCCCGGCGGTCAGTAGTCATATCCTCCGGCCGCTGCCAGCAGTAGTGGTCAGTGTTCCCGTCTCCCACCTTACAAAAAAACCCACAAACATCAATACCACATTcacatttcaaattcaaaaacaaatttaagtaaaaaacagaggaaaaaaagATCGAACCTCGCCGTATAGAACATTGGGTTCAGTGTGAGCCTTAATGAAGTAATCAGTCCCCCATTTTACGGCATCCATGGCATGGCCAAGCTCGCCACTGGCAACCAATTGGGCTCTGTATTCCAAAATGCTCCAGCTCATCATCGTGACAGTGAAAGCCATGGGCAGTCCAAATTTGACATTGTCGCCGGCGTCGTAGTATCCTCCGACCAAATCCACCTGAAGAAACTCACAAAATGTGACTCTGTTTTTACTCTGTTTTTACTCTGTTTTTAAGCGAAATAAAAAGTAGacaaaaaaacagaggatgGGATTTGGATTAGGAACTAACCCCACTGGCTTTGCCATCTTGGAGGCCGGAATGGGAACGCCAATTGACTCGCTGGTTGCGCGGCAAGATGCCGGATCTCTGAGCTtcgaagaaaag
This window encodes:
- the LOC111808306 gene encoding long chain acyl-CoA synthetase 4-like; this encodes MQRKYLVQVEEGKEAAAGRPSVGPVYRSVFAKDGFPPSVQGLETCWDIFRMSVEKNPGNRMLGRRKIIEGNLAKAGEYEWLTYQQVYELVLKIGNAMRSLGYGPGEKCGIYGANCPEWIISMEACNAHGLYCVPLYDTLGAGAIEFIICHAETSIAFVEEKKIPELLKTLPNTANVLKTLVSFGKVSNNHKEEVNKFGLEIYSWEEFLQKGDSQQYDLPVKGKGDICTIMYTSGTTGDPKGVLLSNKAIIALIAGVKHLLATVKEEVQENDVYISYLPLAHIFDRVIEEVFILNGASIGFWRGDVKLLVEDIGELKPTIFCAVPRVLERIYGGLNQKISSGGLLKRSLFNFAYSYKYNQMQKGKKHEQAATLFDKLVFDKVKKGLGGKVRIILSGAAPLAAHIETFFRVVSCAHVLQGYGLTETCGGTFVTLPNELRMLGTVGPPVPNVDICLESVPEMGYDSLASTPRGEVCIKGDTLFAGYYKREDLTTEVLVDGWFHTGDVGEWQPDGSLKIIDRKKNIFKLSQGEYVAVENLELIYGLVSDIEMIWIYGNSFEAFLVAVVNPQRQALEHWAEENGIKGDFNALCEDKRAKDYILGQLSKIAKEKKLKGYEVIKAVHLDPLPFDIERDLLTPSFKKKRPQMLKYYQKEIDDMYKGGNKPVA
- the LOC111808130 gene encoding endoglucanase 6-like translates to MANLISMASLLLLCFIPFSAAAHDYGSALTKSLLFFEAQRSGILPRNQRVNWRSHSGLQDGKASGVDLVGGYYDAGDNVKFGLPMAFTVTMMSWSILEYRAQLVASGELGHAMDAVKWGTDYFIKAHTEPNVLYGEVGDGNTDHYCWQRPEDMTTDRRGYRLDPSNPGSDLAGETAAAMAAASLVFRRSNPAYANKLLTHAYQLFDFADKYRGKYDSSITGARKYYPSVSGYNDELLWAAAWLYQASNNQYYLKYLADNGDSMGGTGWSMTEFSWDVKYAGVQTLVAKFLMQGKAGAYAPVFRRYQDKAEAFLCSCLRKGNRNVQVTPGGLIFRQRWNNMQFVTTASFVATVYSDYLTSSAGSLKCPAGFVQPSELLAFAKSQVDYILGDNPRATSYMVGYGNNFPRRVHHRGSSIIAYKFDSKFVGCREGYATWFSKKSSDPNVLIGALVGGPDAYDNFADERDNYEQTEPATYNNAPLLGILARFHGGHSGYNQLLPIALPPPPKSNPITRKPSSSSSPVVILQRITSSWKAKGRVYYRYSSVLTNKSSKTVRNLRLSISNLYGPLWGLTKSGNSYTLPKWVGSLGPQKSVEFVYIHSASAASVSVLGYNLG